From Rudanella lutea DSM 19387, a single genomic window includes:
- a CDS encoding SusC/RagA family TonB-linked outer membrane protein: MFTPVKTHWLTSACLVALLAGEPAWAVTGTPPRALTEQASRQERTVSGRITSGDDNQGLPGVNVAVKGTTRGTTTDAEGRYRLSIPNNQAVLVFSSVGFIGQEVAAGNRSTIDIKMEADDRTLNEVVVVGYGTQKKSQLTGAITSVGAKEIQEMPITNLGQALQGRVAGVDVTQAGSRPGAVPTIRIRGRRSFSASNDPLYVVDGIPLSAGYEDMNPNDVASMEVLKDATATAIYGARGANGVVLITTKRGGQKGKTTVSYDGYAGVSKPLDKLELFSGSEFAEFVREAYRATGGYKDANGNPVPTGVADPVADAKVAVLGGDPAVAKGIANGTNTDWQDLILRNGSMQNHSIGIQGGSDRTQFYVSAGYFQDKGVSAGLDFTRYSLRANIDHQINKVLKVGLSSYFMYSQRNGEGLNPYQFTIQQNPLAVPYDDNGNLIFSPTNDALLTNPLAEIIPGNQVDETKKYRVFNSIFAEANIIEGLKYRVNFGPDFTLARRGVFIGSQTNARKLGDPQAWNENRFGFNYTLENIVNYTKSFGGKHNLNVTLLHSIQRDNFERYRTDVQGVPAETQQFYNLGAASSVQATASELVQWTINSYMARVNYDFNDKYLLTATIRRDGSSRFGENTKYGNFPGIALGWNINNEPFLKSVAWIDLLKLRAGYGSVGNQAVTPYQTQGLLGRTAYAWGSTAAFGYRPSTIGNPDLRWESSATVNFGLDFSLWRGRLQGSLELYQTNTTALLLADQLPGSTGFNSVTRNVGETRNRGIELGFTTYNINSPSGFKWSTDFQFMKNTEAIVSLYNGKIDDVGNGWFIGRPLSTVFDYKKLGIWQTSEADVAKSFASEAGQIKIQDTNGDGRINADDRVIIGSDVPKFSAGVTNRFAYKGFDLSFFFFGRFGNLLRSDFHRDRNALAGRYQQIKVDYWTPNNPTNEFPRPKSNQEFPVYNSTISYFDGTFVKLRNVNFGYTFNPTIARKFKMESLRFFASIQQPFIWSEYRSKYNGIDPEVPGLNVSAGGIVPATSVTTFGLNAKF, translated from the coding sequence ATGTTTACGCCAGTTAAGACCCACTGGCTTACCTCCGCCTGCCTTGTGGCACTGCTGGCAGGTGAGCCTGCCTGGGCTGTTACGGGTACTCCACCCAGAGCCCTTACCGAACAAGCCAGCCGCCAGGAGCGGACCGTGTCGGGACGTATCACCTCAGGAGACGACAATCAGGGATTACCTGGTGTGAACGTAGCCGTAAAAGGAACCACACGCGGTACCACTACGGATGCCGAGGGACGTTATCGCCTGTCGATTCCCAACAATCAGGCCGTGCTGGTTTTCTCTTCCGTGGGCTTCATTGGCCAGGAAGTAGCTGCGGGCAACCGGAGCACCATTGACATTAAAATGGAGGCCGACGACCGCACGCTCAACGAAGTTGTTGTGGTTGGTTACGGTACGCAGAAAAAGAGCCAGTTGACCGGTGCCATTACGTCGGTAGGCGCAAAAGAAATTCAGGAAATGCCCATTACGAACCTCGGTCAGGCCTTGCAAGGCCGCGTAGCCGGGGTCGACGTAACGCAGGCAGGTTCGCGGCCGGGAGCGGTACCCACTATTCGGATTCGGGGTCGCCGGTCGTTCAGTGCCAGCAATGACCCACTGTACGTAGTCGACGGGATTCCCCTCTCGGCAGGTTATGAGGACATGAACCCGAACGACGTGGCTTCGATGGAAGTCTTGAAAGACGCCACCGCAACGGCCATTTACGGGGCGCGGGGTGCCAACGGGGTCGTTCTGATCACAACGAAGCGAGGAGGCCAAAAAGGGAAAACAACGGTGTCGTACGACGGCTACGCGGGGGTATCAAAACCATTAGACAAACTTGAACTCTTCAGCGGTTCCGAATTCGCCGAGTTTGTCCGGGAAGCCTACCGGGCTACAGGCGGCTACAAAGACGCAAACGGTAATCCCGTTCCGACTGGCGTTGCCGACCCAGTTGCCGATGCCAAAGTAGCCGTGTTGGGTGGTGACCCCGCCGTTGCAAAAGGCATTGCCAATGGCACTAACACCGATTGGCAGGACCTGATTTTACGAAATGGCTCCATGCAAAACCACTCTATCGGTATTCAGGGAGGTAGCGACCGTACTCAGTTCTACGTGTCAGCGGGCTATTTTCAGGATAAAGGCGTTTCGGCGGGTCTTGACTTTACCCGGTATTCGCTGCGAGCCAACATCGACCATCAGATCAATAAGGTGCTGAAAGTAGGACTTTCGTCGTACTTCATGTACAGCCAACGGAATGGCGAAGGGCTTAACCCGTATCAGTTCACGATTCAGCAGAACCCGCTGGCCGTTCCGTACGACGACAATGGTAACCTGATTTTCTCGCCAACGAACGACGCCCTGCTGACCAACCCGCTGGCCGAAATCATACCGGGCAACCAGGTTGATGAAACCAAAAAATACCGGGTGTTCAACAGCATTTTTGCGGAAGCCAACATCATTGAAGGCCTGAAGTACCGGGTTAACTTTGGCCCTGACTTCACGCTGGCTCGCCGGGGTGTTTTCATTGGTTCGCAAACCAACGCCCGTAAACTGGGTGACCCACAAGCCTGGAATGAGAACCGCTTTGGATTCAACTACACGCTGGAGAACATCGTAAACTACACGAAATCGTTTGGCGGTAAGCATAACCTGAACGTAACGCTGCTCCACTCTATTCAGCGTGACAACTTCGAGCGGTACCGTACTGATGTGCAGGGTGTGCCGGCCGAAACGCAGCAGTTCTACAACCTGGGAGCCGCCAGCTCGGTACAGGCTACGGCCAGTGAACTGGTTCAGTGGACGATTAACTCGTACATGGCCCGCGTGAACTACGATTTCAACGATAAGTACCTCCTCACAGCTACGATTCGTCGGGACGGTTCGAGCCGGTTCGGTGAGAACACAAAGTATGGTAACTTCCCCGGTATTGCTCTCGGCTGGAATATCAATAATGAGCCCTTCCTGAAGTCTGTAGCCTGGATTGACCTGTTGAAACTACGGGCGGGATACGGATCGGTAGGTAATCAGGCCGTAACCCCTTACCAAACGCAGGGACTTCTGGGCCGGACGGCTTACGCCTGGGGATCAACCGCTGCATTCGGATATCGGCCCAGCACCATTGGCAACCCAGACCTCCGCTGGGAGTCGTCGGCGACGGTCAACTTCGGTCTCGACTTCAGCTTATGGCGTGGCCGTCTGCAGGGCTCACTCGAACTCTACCAGACCAACACGACCGCTCTCCTGCTGGCCGATCAGCTTCCTGGCTCTACCGGCTTCAATTCGGTAACGCGTAACGTAGGCGAAACCCGCAACCGGGGTATTGAACTCGGCTTCACGACGTACAACATCAACTCGCCATCTGGCTTTAAGTGGTCGACTGATTTTCAGTTCATGAAGAATACCGAGGCTATTGTATCGCTGTACAATGGTAAAATCGACGACGTGGGTAACGGCTGGTTTATTGGCCGTCCGCTGAGCACCGTGTTTGATTACAAGAAACTGGGCATCTGGCAGACGAGCGAAGCCGATGTGGCCAAATCATTCGCCAGCGAAGCCGGACAGATCAAAATTCAGGACACGAACGGTGACGGCCGCATCAATGCCGACGACCGGGTAATTATCGGTTCAGACGTACCCAAGTTCAGCGCGGGTGTCACCAACCGGTTCGCTTACAAAGGCTTCGACCTCTCGTTCTTCTTCTTTGGTCGGTTTGGTAACCTGCTTCGGAGCGATTTCCACCGTGATCGGAACGCCCTGGCTGGCCGGTACCAGCAAATCAAAGTGGATTACTGGACCCCCAACAACCCGACCAACGAGTTCCCCCGTCCGAAGAGCAATCAGGAGTTCCCAGTTTACAACTCAACTATTTCGTACTTCGACGGAACGTTTGTGAAACTCCGGAACGTCAATTTCGGCTACACATTCAACCCCACAATTGCCCGTAAGTTCAAAATGGAGTCGCTGCGCTTTTTTGCCAGCATTCAGCAGCCGTTCATCTGGTCAGAATACCGGAGCAAGTACAATGGCATTGACCCCGAAGTACCGGGCCTCAACGTAAGCGCAGGCGGTATTGTACCCGCAACTTCGGTTACGACTTTTGGTCTGAACGCCAAGTTCTAA
- a CDS encoding RagB/SusD family nutrient uptake outer membrane protein — protein MKIKNIKNSIRITGLATLLLFSQSCKDVLEETVISGIGNDYVNTAKGFQDAVKAAYSTLRYYYGTQQGLTMTEYGTDIYATGADGGYKGFHFYDGQLNPTVDYLANTWDELYRGINTCNAIIERAANVAGVPDAVKKARVAEAKFLRAHYYYILLMQWGSVDLRLTETLAPTKETKRAPESEIYAAIIKDLNEAIVDLEAKAQSAEYGRATRPAAETLLAKVYLAKGYSTSKAADDFSKAAALCKTVTTAYGFKLLDDFASVFDENNQVNSEIVFAVQYTTDPLSNLTNGVGAANGGNNLHLFFGMQYDVQPGMKRDVFYGRPFKRLRPTSYLLNTVFADRTNDSRYKKTFRDTWLSNNPGNNLNAASFDDSKTKVSFAAGDTAIFIPGVEWTKAQRAAKKYQVLVPSAYNEALFPTLQKFFDTKRPDLTYEPGSRDYFVFRLADVYLMLAEASLQSNNIADAVTAINMVRTRAAWPGKKDAMTIAAKDMTFELIIEERARELAGEQTRWIDLKRWGLLVDRVKKYNPQAAVNIKDFHVVRPIPQTQIDRSAKGTDGKSVFAQNTGY, from the coding sequence ATGAAAATCAAGAATATAAAAAATTCAATTCGCATTACTGGCCTGGCAACACTGCTGTTGTTTAGCCAGTCGTGTAAAGATGTGCTGGAAGAAACGGTCATTTCGGGCATTGGCAACGATTACGTAAATACGGCCAAAGGCTTCCAGGATGCGGTGAAAGCGGCTTACTCGACGCTCCGCTACTACTACGGTACGCAACAGGGCCTGACAATGACCGAATACGGCACCGATATTTACGCGACTGGAGCCGACGGCGGTTACAAAGGTTTTCACTTTTACGATGGCCAGCTAAACCCCACTGTCGACTATCTCGCCAACACCTGGGATGAGCTGTATCGGGGCATTAACACCTGTAACGCCATCATTGAGCGTGCTGCCAACGTAGCCGGTGTACCCGATGCGGTTAAGAAGGCGCGGGTGGCCGAAGCCAAGTTTTTGCGGGCCCACTACTACTACATTCTGCTGATGCAATGGGGTAGCGTTGACCTGCGGCTTACCGAAACGCTGGCTCCCACCAAGGAGACCAAGCGGGCTCCAGAATCGGAGATTTACGCGGCTATCATTAAAGATCTGAATGAGGCTATCGTTGATCTGGAAGCAAAGGCGCAATCGGCCGAATATGGCCGGGCAACCCGCCCCGCAGCCGAAACCTTACTGGCAAAGGTATACCTGGCAAAAGGCTATTCGACATCGAAAGCCGCTGATGATTTCAGCAAAGCAGCCGCGCTCTGCAAAACCGTAACAACAGCTTACGGCTTTAAACTGCTCGACGATTTTGCCAGCGTGTTCGATGAGAACAATCAGGTGAATAGCGAGATCGTTTTTGCTGTTCAGTACACCACTGACCCGCTTTCAAACCTGACCAACGGCGTTGGTGCTGCCAACGGTGGTAACAACCTGCACCTGTTCTTCGGCATGCAGTACGACGTACAGCCGGGTATGAAGCGTGATGTATTCTACGGTCGTCCATTTAAGCGGCTCCGCCCAACCTCGTACCTGTTGAACACGGTTTTTGCCGATCGCACCAACGATTCACGGTACAAGAAAACGTTCCGCGATACGTGGCTCAGCAATAACCCTGGTAACAACCTGAACGCGGCCTCATTCGACGACTCGAAAACTAAAGTTTCGTTTGCCGCCGGTGACACCGCCATCTTTATTCCGGGTGTTGAATGGACCAAGGCACAGCGGGCCGCTAAGAAGTATCAGGTGTTGGTGCCCAGTGCGTATAACGAAGCGCTGTTCCCCACGCTCCAGAAATTCTTCGATACCAAACGCCCTGACTTGACCTACGAGCCCGGTAGCCGCGACTATTTCGTGTTCCGTTTGGCCGATGTCTATCTGATGTTGGCCGAGGCTTCGCTGCAATCGAACAACATTGCTGATGCCGTAACAGCTATCAATATGGTCCGTACGCGGGCTGCCTGGCCGGGTAAGAAAGACGCTATGACCATTGCCGCCAAAGACATGACCTTCGAGCTGATCATCGAAGAGCGTGCCCGCGAGCTGGCTGGCGAACAAACCCGCTGGATTGACCTTAAGCGTTGGGGCCTTCTGGTCGACCGGGTGAAGAAGTATAACCCACAGGCGGCTGTCAACATCAAAGACTTCCACGTGGTACGCCCGATTCCGCAAACACAGATTGACCGGAGTGCCAAAGGAACTGATGGAAAATCGGTATTTGCCCAAAACACAGGGTACTAA
- a CDS encoding Dabb family protein has translation MFVHSVYFWLQNPQNEADRDALNAGLQTLKTIDAVSTVYVGRPAETRRPVIDHSYDFALTLVFTDKAAHDVYQEHPTHLQFVADCSHLWNRVQIYDSVE, from the coding sequence ATGTTCGTACACTCTGTTTACTTCTGGCTTCAGAACCCCCAAAATGAGGCTGACCGCGATGCCCTCAACGCCGGGCTGCAAACCCTCAAAACGATTGATGCCGTTTCGACCGTTTATGTAGGTCGCCCGGCCGAAACGCGCCGTCCGGTGATCGACCATAGCTACGATTTCGCCCTGACGCTCGTGTTTACCGACAAAGCCGCCCATGACGTGTATCAGGAGCACCCGACGCACCTGCAGTTTGTAGCCGACTGTAGCCACTTATGGAACCGGGTCCAGATTTATGATTCGGTTGAATAA
- a CDS encoding glycosyltransferase family 2 protein, with protein sequence MIKKSTPFVSIILVSYNSASYTIDCIESIRKETKDDSYEIIVVDNNSEPADRDRLLSISETDKVKLVSSCINLGFAGGNMLGVQQARPDSEYYFLLNNDTLFRNDVCGLLSAFLEINTQVGVCTPQTYKGDGSMDHSFAYFPSLGINVLGTAFMRLVEPNAYPDKKKEYTEPITVPVVTGSAMFIRGSVLRQLGGLDTTHFLYCEEEDFCLRVKRAGWQSALVPAAQFVHFAGGSGSQSWTVRREFYISLFHYFRKYHSPIERAALRVFYALKNARKVFRDREFGRLAWFILRGAPMAESLRYRQQIR encoded by the coding sequence ATGATAAAGAAGAGCACCCCCTTCGTGTCGATAATACTGGTGAGCTATAATTCAGCCAGTTATACAATAGACTGTATCGAATCGATTAGGAAAGAGACAAAGGACGACTCATACGAAATTATTGTAGTGGATAATAATTCGGAGCCTGCCGACCGGGACAGGCTGCTGTCCATTTCAGAAACGGATAAAGTAAAGCTTGTATCGAGTTGTATTAATCTGGGCTTTGCCGGAGGGAATATGCTGGGTGTGCAGCAGGCCCGGCCAGATTCGGAGTACTATTTTCTCCTCAATAACGATACCTTGTTTCGGAACGATGTATGTGGACTCCTCAGTGCTTTTCTGGAAATAAATACACAGGTAGGGGTATGCACACCACAGACTTATAAAGGTGATGGTTCGATGGATCACTCATTCGCGTATTTTCCCTCTTTGGGCATTAATGTGTTAGGGACTGCATTCATGCGGCTTGTAGAACCTAACGCCTACCCAGATAAGAAAAAAGAGTACACAGAGCCGATCACAGTGCCTGTAGTTACGGGAAGCGCCATGTTTATCAGAGGGTCCGTTTTACGGCAGTTGGGTGGTTTAGATACTACCCATTTTTTGTATTGTGAGGAGGAAGATTTCTGCTTGCGGGTAAAGCGGGCGGGTTGGCAATCGGCCCTTGTACCAGCTGCCCAGTTTGTTCATTTCGCGGGCGGAAGTGGTTCACAAAGCTGGACGGTGCGCCGGGAGTTTTACATTTCGCTGTTTCATTATTTCCGAAAGTATCACAGCCCTATTGAACGGGCGGCATTGCGGGTATTCTATGCGCTCAAAAATGCGCGGAAAGTATTCCGTGATCGAGAGTTTGGCCGTTTAGCCTGGTTTATACTTCGTGGAGCGCCTATGGCCGAGAGCCTTCGGTATCGCCAGCAAATACGGTAA
- a CDS encoding NADH-quinone oxidoreductase subunit J family protein, translated as MNELLAHFKQLTPTGYLFWILAFVTVLSAIVVVTARNPIHSVLALIATFFCLSGHYVLLNAQFLAAVNIIVYAGAIMVLFLFTIMFLNLRKEDEESKTSLAKIAAVIVGGTLMVLMLGIFKAAQVGSYNAIAFDAKTGLVENLGMVLYGDYLLPFELASVLFLVAMVGAVMLGKREAGDRHF; from the coding sequence ATGAACGAACTTTTAGCGCATTTTAAGCAACTGACTCCCACAGGGTACCTGTTCTGGATACTGGCGTTTGTTACGGTACTAAGTGCCATTGTGGTGGTTACAGCGCGAAATCCGATCCATAGCGTACTGGCCCTGATCGCCACGTTTTTTTGTTTATCAGGACATTACGTCCTGTTGAATGCTCAGTTTCTGGCGGCTGTTAACATTATCGTATATGCCGGGGCAATCATGGTTCTCTTCCTCTTCACGATCATGTTTTTGAACCTACGTAAAGAAGACGAAGAATCGAAGACGAGCCTAGCTAAAATTGCTGCCGTGATCGTTGGTGGTACTCTGATGGTCCTGATGCTCGGCATTTTTAAGGCTGCCCAAGTCGGATCGTACAACGCAATAGCGTTCGATGCGAAGACCGGCCTTGTCGAAAATCTTGGTATGGTTCTTTACGGGGATTACTTACTTCCGTTTGAACTCGCATCGGTTCTGTTCCTGGTTGCAATGGTAGGGGCCGTAATGCTGGGTAAGCGCGAAGCCGGTGACCGCCATTTTTAA